Within the Chloroflexota bacterium genome, the region CGGCCTCGAAGTCGGTCCATGTGCCGGTGTCGAGCTTGAGGCGGAACGAACCCTTGCGACCCCAGCGCAGCTCGCGGGACGACCGGCTGGACGGCTCACCGAGAAGGCGCCCTGCCACCGCGGGAGCGATTCCTATGAAATCGCTCTGCGGAGCTGGCGCGGCGGTCGGGTGATGCTCGTTCAAGGCTTATGTCCTGCCTTCGTAGATTTCGGACCGGTCGAGGGATAGGTCTTGGGGCCAGCTGCCAGCCGAGTGAACCGGCCAAGCTTCATCGAGCGTGGTCCTTTTGCCCTTGCTCTTATCGGCCTTGTCACTCTTGCGATGATTCATCCTCTGTTTCTCTTGGCTCAAAGCCTGCTCACTCCTGAAAGCCGTGCCATCTGTCTGTCCAGCGTCTCCATACCTGCATGCGTGTAGCCGTCAGTAATGAGCCGGTCAAATACTCCTGGCCCTCCCGCCTTTTCCAGCGCCGAGATGACCGTCTGACCGTTCAGTGGGGCGACCATTCCGCTTGTCAGTACATCGACGAGCGCGGAACGGGCGTCGCCCGGCGATATATCGTAGTGGTGCTGAAGCACGATGTAGGCTTCTCCGATAACCTGGTTCGATGCGAATATCTCGGCGTCCTGTTCGATCATGGCCCGAAGCTCGTCAACGCAGTGCTGAAAGTCGCTCTCCGGCTCTGCCGTAACCAGCCTGACCAGGACGGACGTATCAATCCCGTAGGGCTGGGTCATAGGGCCTCTCTCTGAACTTCCTGATGTCAAAGAGCGGATGCCCTTCCGGAATTTTGTCCTTGAGCGTGCCCAGGCGCGAGTAGTCAATACGTCTCGGGCGCAAT harbors:
- a CDS encoding type II toxin-antitoxin system VapC family toxin, with product MTQPYGIDTSVLVRLVTAEPESDFQHCVDELRAMIEQDAEIFASNQVIGEAYIVLQHHYDISPGDARSALVDVLTSGMVAPLNGQTVISALEKAGGPGVFDRLITDGYTHAGMETLDRQMARLSGVSRL
- a CDS encoding AbrB/MazE/SpoVT family DNA-binding domain-containing protein, translated to MLLKVTAKRQVTFPRRVLDSLGVRQGDRIELIEGPDGYILRPRRIDYSRLGTLKDKIPEGHPLFDIRKFRERPYDPALRD